The following are encoded in a window of Natronomonas gomsonensis genomic DNA:
- a CDS encoding winged helix-turn-helix domain-containing protein codes for MSETDRQPTEEIRQPEPPLPKDSGLTLEEYLAMQQAIGHPTRFRILRTLVANDELSAADLKTAVEVESHNFHYHLDELVDVGLVDKRQRRTADSQGFYTYYRPTAMGRGILEHGVEELMRREREFNDAYS; via the coding sequence ATGTCCGAAACCGATCGCCAGCCAACAGAGGAGATTCGTCAGCCGGAACCGCCGCTTCCCAAGGATAGCGGGCTGACGCTTGAGGAGTATCTCGCGATGCAACAGGCGATCGGCCACCCGACGCGGTTCCGGATCCTCCGCACGCTCGTCGCCAACGACGAACTGAGTGCTGCCGATCTCAAGACCGCGGTCGAGGTCGAATCCCACAATTTCCACTACCATCTCGACGAACTGGTCGACGTCGGGCTTGTCGACAAGCGCCAGCGACGGACCGCTGACAGCCAGGGTTTTTACACGTACTATCGGCCGACGGCAATGGGGCGGGGTATTCTTGAGCACGGTGTCGAAGAGCTGATGCGCCGTGAACGGGAGTTCAACGACGCCTATTCGTAA